The Streptomyces sp. NBC_01142 genomic interval GCCCCGGACCCAGGCCGCGCCGACCTCGGCACGAGGCTGGTGGAAGACTCCTACTTGGTTGGCAGCCTCCACATCAATGCGCGCAAGACGTGCCTCGAAAGGCTCATGGACATCGCGGCCGACCCCCGCGAGATCGCTATGGCACGGCAGGACGCCATCACCGGTGCCCGCAACCTGGTCATCGACCTGCCGGTCGAAGTCCATCGGCAGACGTTCCTGCTAGCCAAGGAGTACGCACTCGGGAAGCGGGATGGAAGCTACCTGGACGGAGAAGTGACCGGTAGTCCCCACCCGCTCAGCTCGTTCAAGATCTCCGGCGGTTCGGCGTCGCTCCGCGGAAAGGGGCTACGGCTGGCTGAGGTGTCCGCCACTGACCCTGAGGACCACGTCTGGGTACGCCACCAGGCAATCAGTCTGCTCTCCGAGCAGGACACCGAGATCCTTCATGATGTAGCCGTGACGCTGTCTCAACTCCCGCACGACGTTACATCTCGGATCGGCCTTGGCATCCTTGCCGCGCACGGTTACGTCGGTGTCCGCCAGGCGGGTGCGGTCCTCTGCATGCGTCATCCCGCTCACCATAGGGACACGATCCTGCAGTTGGCGCGGGACGGTGACTTTCGTGTGCGCCGCGTCCTGGCGGAAGCGGCAGCTCTGGCGGCCCCGGAAGCAGCCGAACTATCCGCGGAAGTCCTGCAAATCCTCTCCCGCGACGTCCGGCACAGCGTTCGCGCAGCCTCCATCGGTGCGCAGTCCCAGAAGCCAGGAGTGCCTAGCTGATCCCTTCCTACCCCCAACGAGCTTGCGGCAACGGCCGCTGCCTCGCCTTCTCCGCCCGCGCCCACAGACCGAGGTCGTGGGCGCAAAGCGAGTAGCGAAGATTCGTGCACCTCCGCAAACAACGAGAACGTGGCGTCATCCCGGACCGCGACACCGTCGGCATGTGCTGAGGGCCAGTCTCGTGGCGCTCAACGACCTTTAGACAACCCGAGAGCCCACTACCGTGTGACCACACCCGTCACCCGACGTCGTCCGCACTTCTTCGGATGCTTTGCCCCGCCGGGGGCGACGTGACGTAGTGCCCCCAGCTGGTCCGTGGCTGGTCCGGGATGGGCGCAGTTCCATAGTGAACGGGTCCGGAACGTTGCTGAGCGGTCACGGATAGTGGCTGCACCCTGTGGGTGCCTGGAAAGGTAAAGCTCCCTCCAGGCAACCAACTTGAGGCTCTAGAAGAAGCCAAGTTTCTGAGGGCTGTATGAACAAAGAACGTTCTTCGTCTGCTGGTAGTGGTCCAGCATCATCCGGTGGTTCTCGCGACCGATCCCCGACTGCTTGTAGCCGCCGAACGCCGCGTGCGCCGGGTACGCGTGGTAGCAGTTCGTCCAGACCCGGCCCGCCTGGATCGCGCGGCCCGCCCGGTAGGCCGTGTTGATGTCACGGGTCCATACCCCCGCGCCGAGGCCGTACAACGAGTCGTTCGCCGTCTTGATCGCGTCGTCGAAGTCGCTGAAGGAGGTGACGGCGACGACCGGGCCGAAGATCTCCTCCTGGAAGATCCGCATACGGTTGTCGCCCTCGAAGACCGTGGGCTGGACGTAGTAGCCACCGGCCAGCTCGCCGCCGTGGTCGATGCGCTGACCACCCGCCAGAATCTTTGCGCCCTCCTGCTGGCCGATGTCCAGATACGAAAGGATCTTCTGGAGCTGGTCGTTGGAGGCCTGGGCTCCGATCATGGTGTCGGTGTCCAGGGGGTGACCCGGCACGATCTGCTCGGTGCGGGCGATGCCCGCCTCCAGGAACTCGCTGTAGTGACCCCGCTGGATCAGTGCCCGCGACGGACACGTGCAGACCTCGCCCTGGTTCAGCGCGAACATCGTGAAGCCCTCGAGTGCCTTGTCCCGCAGATCGTCGTCGGCCGCCCAGATGTCGTCGAAGAAGATGTTCGGCGACTTGCCGCCGAGCTCCAGGGTGACCGGCTTGATGTTCTCGGAGGCGTACTGCATGATCAGCCGCCCCGTCGTGGTCTCCCCGGTGAAGGCGATCTTCGCGACGCGCGGACTGGAGGCCAGTGGCTTGCCGGCCTCCGCGCCGAAGCCGTTGACGATGTTGACGACGCCCGGCGGCAGCAGGTCGGCGATCAGGCTCATCCAGTAGTGCACGGACGCCGGGGTCTGCTCGGCCGGCTTGAGGACGACCGCGTTGCCGGCGGCCAGGGCGGGCGCCAGCTTCCAAGTCGCCATCAGGATGGGGAAGTTCCACGGGATGATCTGGGCCACGACCCCGAGCGGCTCGTGGAAGTGGTACGCGATGGTGTCGTCGTCCACTTCGCTCAGGGTGCCCTCCTGGGCGCGCAGAGCCCCTGCGAAGTAGCGGAAGTGGTCGATGGCCAGCGGTATGTCCGCGGCCAGGGTCTCGCGTACCGGCTTGCCGTTCTCCCAGCTCTCCGCGACCGCGAGCTGTTCGAGGTTCGCCTCCATCCGGTCAGCGATCTTGAGCAGGATGTTCGCGCGGTCGCCGGCCGCGGTGCGGCCCCAGCCGGGGGCGGCGGCGTGTGCCGCGTCCAGTGCCCGCTCGACGTCCTCGGCGGTGCCGCGGGCGATCTCGGTGAAGGGGCGGCCGTTGACCGGGCTCGGGTTCTCGAAGTACTGGCCGCGGGCCGGCGGGACATACGCGCCGCCGATCCAGTGGTCGTAACGGGACTCGTACGAGACGATCGCGCCGTCGCTGCCCGGCGCTGCGTATCGGGTCATCTCCATGGCCTCCCGGTGAGGGTGCCGCCCGCCTCTGGGCGGCGCTCGCCGCGAGGCTAGGTGCCGGGACGTTGCAACCACGTTGCGGTGGAGGGCCGTTCAGGATTCCTTGATCATGTCGGAGCACTTCTCGCCGATCATCATCGTGGTGATGCACGGATTGACCGCGGGCAGGAACGGCATGATGGACGCGTCGGCCACCCGCAGCCCGCTCACACCCTTGACCCGCAGCTGCGGATCGAGCGGCGAGTCCGCGTCGTCCGCCGCGCCCATCCGCACCGTGCCCGCCGGGTGGTAGACGGTGTTGTGCGTCTCGCGGATGTACGCGAAAAGCTCTTCGTCACTCCTGGCATCCGGACCGGGCGCCAGCTCCGCACCGGCCCAGTCGGCCAGCGGAGCCTGGGCGGCGATCTCGCGCGCGAGCCGGAGCCCGTACGTCATCACCCGGATGTCGTGCTCGTGCGTGAAGTAGCGCGGGTCGACCTTCGGCTTGTCGCGGAAGTCGCGGGTGCGCAGCCGGACCGTACCCATCGAGCGGGCCCGGGTGACGTTCGGCGTGAGACAGAAGGCATTGTCCGTGGTGGGGTAGCCGCGCCGGTAGGTGTTCATGTCGAACGGCACCGAGCCGTAGTGGAACATCAGGTCCGGCCGGTCCAGGCCCGGTTCGGTGTCCGCGAAGATGCCGATCTCCCACCACTGGGTGGAGGAGGTGACCATGGGCTGCTTCGCCTCCCACATGATCACGCCCTCGGGATGGTCCTGGAGATGGGATCCGACACCGGGGGAGTCCACCCGGACCTCCACCCCGCACTCGCGCAGATGCCCGGCCGGTCCGATGCCCGACAGCATCAGCAGTTTCGGCGAGTCGATGGCCCCGCAGGCCACGATCACCTCGCGCCGCGCGTGTACCGCCCCGGTGTGAATGGTGTCGGGCTCCAGATACTCGACGCCCGTGCAGCGCCGGCCGCCGTCGTCGAACAGCAGCCGCTTGGCCTGCAGTCCGGTACGTACTTCCAGATTCGGCCGCTTGCCGAGGATCGGGTGCAGATAGGAGACCGACGCGGACGAACGGGTGCCGTCCTCACGGGCGTTGATCTGGAACCAGTGCGCGCCGCGCATCACCGTGGTGCCGGTGTTGAACGGCATGGTGGGGATGCCCGTCGCCGCGCAGGCCTCGAGCAGAGCAACACCGCACGGGTCGTGCGGCGAGATGGTGCGGAGGGTGACCGGGCCCGAGCGGCCATGGTGGTCGCCGGGCGCGTCGTTGGTCTCCAGCCGCTGGTAGAGCGGGAAGCAGTCCGCGGCGCTCCAGCCGGAACAGCCCGTCGCGCCCCACTCGTCGAGGTCCTCCGCCGGTGCCCAGAACGCGATGCAGGAGTTGTGCGAGGAGCAGCCGCCGAGCACCTTGGCGCGGGCGTGCCGCATGAAGCTGTTGCCGTTCTCCTGCGGTTCCACCGGATAGTCCCAGTCGTAGCCGGACTCCAGCAGGGCCATCCAGCGGTCGAGCCGGAGGATGCTGTCGTCGCCGATGTCGGAGGGGCCTGCCTCCAGTACGCAGACGCTGATGTCCGGGTCCTCGGACAGCCGCGCGGCGACGACGGCGCCGGCCGTACCGCCGCCGACCACGACGTAGTCGAACTCGGCCAGGGGGCTCTGAGCGGGCATCGGTTCTCCAGGATCAGAGGATCAGGGGGCGGCGGCCGGGGGCTGCGGCGGCGAGTCCGCGGCCTGGAACCGGTGCTCGGCGAGCACGCCGGTCTTGTGCCGCTGTACGAACCAGTAGTAGGCGAAGCCGCCGAGCGCGACGACGCCGATGAAGAGGAACGCGCCCCAGCGCAGATACCAGTGCTGCGGTCCCGTCGCGTTGTAGACCTCGGCGCGCGGCCAGGCGAGGTTGAGGGACATGGCGGCGCCCCACAGCACGGCGACGATATTGATCGGCAGACCGAGTTTGCCGAGCGAGAAGCTGCCTTCGGCGGGCTTCCAGGTGCCGCGCAGCCGCCGGATCAGCATGGGCGTGGTGACCAGCAGATACGCCAGGTAGATCATGATGATCGCGATGCTGGTGATCACCGAGAAGATCTGCGGCTGGTTGATGTTGATCACCAGGATGATGACGCCGATCGCACCGATCACGACGGCAGGCACCACGGGCGTCTGGAAGCGCGGGCTGACCCGGGCGAGCACCGAGCCTGCCGGCAGGTTGTTGTCCCGTGCCATGGCGAACATCAGCCGGATGCCGGCGGCATGAACGGCGAGGACGCAGACGGTGATCGCGACGACGACGCACCACAGGAAGATCTCGCCGATGGTCGCGCCGAGCGTCACCAGCACCACGTACTGCAGACCGCTCGTGCTGAGCTCCTTCGCGTTCAGATCCGGCACGGCCATCAGGGCGAAGAGCAGGATCAGGCCGCCGATGAGGAAGGACGCGATGAGCGCCCGCAGGATGGCGCGGGGCGCGTTGCGGCTCGGATTGTGCGACTCTTCGCCCAGTGACGACGCCGTGTCGAAGCCGTACATCACATACGCGGAGGCCAGCGACGCGGTGAGGAAGGCACCGAAATAGCCGAGGGGCTGGCCGCTGCCGAGTCCGTACGTGTCGGTCAGGACGGTGCTGGGGCCGCGGGTGATGTGTGCCGCCAGGCAGATGATCAGGGCGACGGCGGCGATCAGCTCGATGAACACACCCGCGGAGTTGATCCGCGCCATGAGCTGGACGCCGAAGGCGTTGACCGCAGTGGAGAACAGGATGAGCACCGTGCCGAGGAGTACGGCGTTGGCCGCCGCGTCGTTCGTGCCGCTGCCGTCACCCACGAACTGGAACGATTCGTCGATCTGCGGCAGCGTGACCTGGTAGGCCAGCGCCACGGCCGAGAGCGTCACCATGGTGGCCGTCATCATCATCCAGCCGCCGAGCCAGCCGATGTGCGGCCCGCCCATGCTCTTGGCCCAGTTGTAGACCGAACCGGCCACCGGGTAGCGGGCGGCCAGCTCGCAGAAGCACAGGGCCACCATCAGCTGGCCGACGAAGACCATCGGCCAGGACCACCAGTAGGCGGGACCGCCGAAAGCCACACCGAAGTAGAACAGCTGGAAGGTTCCGGTCAGGATCGAGATGTAGCTGATCCCGGCGGCGAAGGTGTGGAAGTTGCCCAGGGTGCGCTTGAGTTCCGGCCGGTAGCCGAGCTCGCCCAGCGCGTCGTCGTCGTGTTCGGTCTGGGTCCGGGCGGGGCCCGCGGGCTCCGGCCCCTGGCCGGCCTCCGTACTCATTCGAACCACCTCTGCGGACTCGGCGAGAGATTGCGCCAGATGTGCTTGGCCTCCTGGTACTCGGCCAGTCCGGCCGGGCCCAGCTCTCGGCCGAAGCCGGACTGCTTCATTCCGCCCCACTCGGCCTGGGGCACGTAGGGGTGGAAGTCGTTGATCCATACGGTGCCGGCGCGCAGCTTCGACGCCACCCGGTGCCCCCGGGCTACATCCTGCGTCCAGACCGCTCCGGCCAGGCCGTAGACGGTGTCGTTGGCGAGGGCGACCGCCTCGTTCTCGTCACGGAACCGCTCCACGGTGAGCACCGGGCCGAACGATTCGTCGCGTACCACCGACATGCCCGGGGTGCACTCGTCCAGCACCGTCGGCAGGTAGTAGTAGCCGTCCTGCAGGGACGGGTCGTCGGGCCGCTTGCCGCCGCAGCGCAGCACCGCGCCCTCGGACAGTCCCGCGGCCACGTAGGCCTCGATCTTGGCGCGGTGCGCGGCGGAGATGAGCGGTCCGGTGCGGGCGTTCTCGTCGAACGGGCCACCGAGCGGGATCGCCCGGGCCCGCTTGACCACCTCCTTGACGAAGGCGTCGTGCAGCTCGTTCTGGACCAGCAGCCGCGCTCCGGCCGAGCAGACCTGGCCGGAGTGCAGGAAGACCGCCATCAGGGCGTAGTCGACCGCGGCGTCGAAGTCGGCGTCGGCGAAGACGACATTCGGATTCTTGCCGCCGAGCTCCAGGGCGACCTTCTTCACCGTGGGGGCAGCGGCGGCCATGATGCGCCGGCCGGTGACGAGCCCGCCGGTGAACGACACCAGGTCGACTCTCGGGTCCTCGCTCAGCGGTGCGCCCGCCGTGGGTCCCGCGCCCAGGACGAGGTTCGCGACCCCGTCGGGCAGCCCGGCCTCGGCCAGCAGCCGCATCAGAATGATGGCGGTGTGCGGGGTCAGCTCGCTGGGCTTGAGTACGAAGGTGTTGCCCGCGGCAAGCGCCGGGGCGACCTTCCAGGCGGTCTGCAGCAGCGGGTAGTTCCATGGGGTGATCAGCGCACACACGCCGACCGGCTCGTGCACCACCCGGCTGTCCGCCTCGGGGTTGCCGGCGTCGACGATGCGGTCGCTGCCGCCCGAGGCGGCCAGGTTCCCGAAGTAGCGGAAGCAGTTGGCGATGTCGTCCATGTCGTACTCGCTCTCGACGAGCCGCTTCCCGGTGTCCAGGGATTCGGCTCGGGCGAGTGCGTCCTTGTCAC includes:
- a CDS encoding APC family permease, with amino-acid sequence MSTEAGQGPEPAGPARTQTEHDDDALGELGYRPELKRTLGNFHTFAAGISYISILTGTFQLFYFGVAFGGPAYWWSWPMVFVGQLMVALCFCELAARYPVAGSVYNWAKSMGGPHIGWLGGWMMMTATMVTLSAVALAYQVTLPQIDESFQFVGDGSGTNDAAANAVLLGTVLILFSTAVNAFGVQLMARINSAGVFIELIAAVALIICLAAHITRGPSTVLTDTYGLGSGQPLGYFGAFLTASLASAYVMYGFDTASSLGEESHNPSRNAPRAILRALIASFLIGGLILLFALMAVPDLNAKELSTSGLQYVVLVTLGATIGEIFLWCVVVAITVCVLAVHAAGIRLMFAMARDNNLPAGSVLARVSPRFQTPVVPAVVIGAIGVIILVININQPQIFSVITSIAIIMIYLAYLLVTTPMLIRRLRGTWKPAEGSFSLGKLGLPINIVAVLWGAAMSLNLAWPRAEVYNATGPQHWYLRWGAFLFIGVVALGGFAYYWFVQRHKTGVLAEHRFQAADSPPQPPAAAP
- a CDS encoding aldehyde dehydrogenase family protein — protein: MTRYAAPGSDGAIVSYESRYDHWIGGAYVPPARGQYFENPSPVNGRPFTEIARGTAEDVERALDAAHAAAPGWGRTAAGDRANILLKIADRMEANLEQLAVAESWENGKPVRETLAADIPLAIDHFRYFAGALRAQEGTLSEVDDDTIAYHFHEPLGVVAQIIPWNFPILMATWKLAPALAAGNAVVLKPAEQTPASVHYWMSLIADLLPPGVVNIVNGFGAEAGKPLASSPRVAKIAFTGETTTGRLIMQYASENIKPVTLELGGKSPNIFFDDIWAADDDLRDKALEGFTMFALNQGEVCTCPSRALIQRGHYSEFLEAGIARTEQIVPGHPLDTDTMIGAQASNDQLQKILSYLDIGQQEGAKILAGGQRIDHGGELAGGYYVQPTVFEGDNRMRIFQEEIFGPVVAVTSFSDFDDAIKTANDSLYGLGAGVWTRDINTAYRAGRAIQAGRVWTNCYHAYPAHAAFGGYKQSGIGRENHRMMLDHYQQTKNVLCSYSPQKLGFF
- a CDS encoding aldehyde dehydrogenase family protein, giving the protein MPELFIGGTWTAAVDGQVREIRCPADGTLVATVDEAGPKDAAAAIAAARDAFDRGPWPATPAAERGRLLLRVADLLERDKDALARAESLDTGKRLVESEYDMDDIANCFRYFGNLAASGGSDRIVDAGNPEADSRVVHEPVGVCALITPWNYPLLQTAWKVAPALAAGNTFVLKPSELTPHTAIILMRLLAEAGLPDGVANLVLGAGPTAGAPLSEDPRVDLVSFTGGLVTGRRIMAAAAPTVKKVALELGGKNPNVVFADADFDAAVDYALMAVFLHSGQVCSAGARLLVQNELHDAFVKEVVKRARAIPLGGPFDENARTGPLISAAHRAKIEAYVAAGLSEGAVLRCGGKRPDDPSLQDGYYYLPTVLDECTPGMSVVRDESFGPVLTVERFRDENEAVALANDTVYGLAGAVWTQDVARGHRVASKLRAGTVWINDFHPYVPQAEWGGMKQSGFGRELGPAGLAEYQEAKHIWRNLSPSPQRWFE
- a CDS encoding GMC family oxidoreductase; this translates as MPAQSPLAEFDYVVVGGGTAGAVVAARLSEDPDISVCVLEAGPSDIGDDSILRLDRWMALLESGYDWDYPVEPQENGNSFMRHARAKVLGGCSSHNSCIAFWAPAEDLDEWGATGCSGWSAADCFPLYQRLETNDAPGDHHGRSGPVTLRTISPHDPCGVALLEACAATGIPTMPFNTGTTVMRGAHWFQINAREDGTRSSASVSYLHPILGKRPNLEVRTGLQAKRLLFDDGGRRCTGVEYLEPDTIHTGAVHARREVIVACGAIDSPKLLMLSGIGPAGHLRECGVEVRVDSPGVGSHLQDHPEGVIMWEAKQPMVTSSTQWWEIGIFADTEPGLDRPDLMFHYGSVPFDMNTYRRGYPTTDNAFCLTPNVTRARSMGTVRLRTRDFRDKPKVDPRYFTHEHDIRVMTYGLRLAREIAAQAPLADWAGAELAPGPDARSDEELFAYIRETHNTVYHPAGTVRMGAADDADSPLDPQLRVKGVSGLRVADASIMPFLPAVNPCITTMMIGEKCSDMIKES